Below is a window of Planctomycetes bacterium MalM25 DNA.
GTACCCGCGCAAGGGGATCTGGACGGTCGCCTTCGCCACGGGCGAGAGCCTCTTGGACGTTGAGTCGGCCGCGAACGAGCCGGTGATGACGGTCCTGATCCCGACTTCGCCGATGCCTTTCACTGGCTTCACCATCACGGTCAAGAAGAGCGAGACGGTCGACCTCAACATGACGATCGACCAAGCGTTCCAGTTCGTTGTGAGCTGCGGCGTTGTGGTCCCCACTCAGCAGGTCACCCGAGAGGTGCTGGGGCGTGCCGGCGAAGTGAGCGAGCAAGAGAAGCCCGAAACCTCGGCAACCGGCGTGGAGCCGAACTTAGGGGACGGGCAGCCGAACGGCGCCGTTGGTTCGACAGCGGCGGAGGTTCGCCATCGGCTGAACGAAGCGATCGAACGCCAAGCGCACGGCGACGCGCCCGAGGGCGAAGCCCGCAAGGATGACGATGGGGACGCCTGACCGAACCCGGAGACTCGGCACCCGCGCGAGCCAACTCGCGCGGTGGCAGGCCGATTGGGTCGCTGCGAGGCTGGCGGAGATCGGCCAGGCGGTCGAGATCGTCGAGGTGCGCACTCGTGGCGACGCGCAGCAGAGCGGCCCGATCAGCGCCATCGTCGATGGCGACGCCGCCTCGACCGGGGGCCAAGGCGTTTTCACCAAGGAGATCCAGCGGGCCCTGCTGGAAGGCGAGGTCGATCTCGCGGTCCACAGCCTCAAAGACCTTCCAACCACCCCGGTCGAGGGCCTCACGGTCGCCGCCGTTCCGGAGCGGGCGCCGGTCGCCGACGTGCTCGTCTCGCCGCTAACGACGACCATCGACGGGCTGCCGCAGGGCGCGCGGGTCGGCACGGGCAGCTTCCGTCGGAAGGCGCAGCTCTTGCACCGCCGGCCCGACCTGGTGATCGGCGACCTGCGTGGCAACCTCGATACGCGTCTTGCGAAGCTCGACGCCGGCGAGCACGACGCGATCCTGCTCGCCGAAGCGGGGCTGACGCGTCTCGGCTGGACCGACCGCCTCGCGGGCCGCATCCCCCCCGAGGAACTGCTCCCGGCGCCGGGGCAGGGGGCGCTCGGCATCGAGTGCCGCACCAACGACCCCGACACGACTGCCGTACTGGCTCATCTCGACCACTTCTCGACCCATGCGGCCGTGACCGCCGAGCGGACGGCGCTCAACCGGCTCGAAGGGGGCTGCCTCGCGGCACTCGGCGCTTTGGCAGTTCTGTCCGATGGGAGCATGTCGCTTTCGGTCGTTGTCTTGAGCGAAGACGGAAAGCAACGGCTGTCGAGTCAGCGGAGCGCAGAGGTTAGCGACTTAGGAACCGCTGTAGCCCTTGGCCGAACGGTGGCCGATGAGTTGCTAGCACAGGGCGCTGCCGAATTGCTTCGGCCCCGCGATTGACCTTATTCCCGACAAGCTTGGTCGGGGCTATCCGCGGGTCATCCGGTTTCTGATCCCGTACCTAGTCCGGTTTGTAGGTAGGGCTCAGCTTCTTGTGCACCAGCCGTGCTAGCGGCACGTTCTGCTCTCGGCTCAGCGGCACAAACTGCCGATCGGCAGTTCTTGCGCGGTACGGATCGTCGTCTCCCCCGAGGAAAACGGGATCCCACGCTTTGGCGCCGCGTGTGCTTAGTGGGCTGCTGCTCGACGGGGGGGCTCCCGCTAGCAGAAGCTTCTCGATGTCGTACGGCATGTACATCTCCGCCGAGGGCGCCAAGGCGCAGTCGCGTCGGCTGGAAGTGATCGCGAACAACATGGCCAACGTCGACACGGTCGGCTTCAAGCCGGACACCGCGTTGTTCCAGGCCCGCTACGCCGAGGCGATCCAGAACGGCGACGCCCTCCCCGGTTCGCGCGAGATGACGGACCTGGGCGGTGGCGTGAAGGTCATCGAGACCGTCACCGACTACGCCCCCGGTCAGCTGCGGCGGACCGGCAACCGGGGTGACCTCGCGATCCTCGGCGAGGGCTTCCTCGCCGTTCAGGGCGACGCGGGCGATCAGCCGCTCCTGACACGGGCCGGGGCCCTGCAAGTCGACGCCCTGAACCGCCTGGTCATGGAAGGAACCGGACGCCCCGTGCTGTCGGCCGGCGGGGGGCCGATCCAGATCGTCGATCCCGATTGGTCGATCGGCGCCGATGGGAGCGTCGAGCAGTCGGGAGAACGCACTCCGCTCGCCTTGGTCCGGCCCGATTCGCTCGACTCACTGGAGAAGATCGGCTCGAACCTCTTCCGCCCCGGTGCGGAGGTCTTCCCGGTCGCTCAGAGCGCCCGTGAGGTCCGGCAGGGCTACCTGGAGATGTCCGGCGCCAATTCGACCCAGCAGATGATGGCCATGATCGAAACGAACCGCGCCTTCGAGGCGAACACCCAGATGATCCGACACCAGGACACCGCCACGGGCGGCTTGATCAGCAGGATTCTTGGATAGGCGCGAGTTGTGAGGCGTTAGGCGCGCGTTCGTGCTGAACCGCCCGAGTCTCACCGCCGCGTCGTTCCCACCAACTAGCGTCTCGCGCCTCCTAACTCCCAACTCACCGCCATGAGCTTCCAATCTCTCTACACCGCCGCGACCGGCATGCAGGCGATGGAGACCAAGCTGGACGTCATCGCGAACAACATCGCGAACAATTCGACGACCGCGTTCAAGAAGGACCGCGCGAACTTCGAGGACCTCCTCTACCGCCAGCACCGCCTGCCCGGCACGCTCGACGCGGACGGCAACACGACGGCGACCGGCGTCGAGGTCGGCCTCGGCGTGCGGGTCTCTAGCACGCAGTCGAACTTCGAGCAGGGCGCTCTGCAGCAGACGGACAACCCCCTCGACGTCGCGATCGAGGGGGACGGTTTCTTTCAGGTCCAGACCTCTGAGGGCCCTCAGTACACCCGGGCCGGCAACCTGAACAAGAACGCGAACGGTCAGCTCGTGATCGGGTCCGCGAACCTCGGCTACCTCGTTCAGCCGACCGTCACGATCCCGCAGGACGCCACCGACGTTCAGATCTCGAACAACGGCCAAGTCTTTGTCCGGCAGCCGAACAACGAGAACCTCAGCCAGGTCGGCCAGCTTCAGCTCTCCACGTTCATCAACCCGGACGGGCTGATGAAGCTGGGCGACAATCTCTACGCGGCGACCGATGCCTCGGGGCCCGCAACGCAGGGCAACCCGGGCGACCCGGGGATCGGCGTGCTCGCGTCGGGCTCTTTGGAGGCCTCGAACGTTGATGCGACCACCGAGCTGATCGACCTGATCAACACGCAGCGGAGCTTCGAGCTCAACTCGCAGGTCATCCGCGCAGGCGACGAGATCATGGAACTGGTCGCGAACATCCGTCGGTAAACACTCACTTGCACACCTCCTTTAGCGGACTGTCTCGCTAGCCATGCCCCGTCCCTTTGCACTCCTGCTGATCGCCCTCGCGTCACCGCTCGCCGGCGCCGCGGAGATCGCTTTGCGCGAGAACGCGACCGCGGCCGGCGGCGCGCTGGTCCGCCTGGGCGACGTGGCGACGGTCACCGGCGGCGACGCGGCGCGGCTCGAGCGGTTGCCGCTCTCGCCCAGCCCGACACCCGGCGAGCGCCAGTTCGTTTCGGCCGGCTCGATCCGAGCGATGCTCGCCGCCCAGGGCGAAGACCCGAGACGCCATCGCTTCACCGGCGCCTACCGGGTCCGCGTGCAAACGCCATTGAGCGAGACGCCGCAGACCGCTCCCGAGCCGGATCGTCGGCGCTTGGCCGCGAGCCCCCGCGGCGGTGACCGCATGGCTTTTCGGGTCCGCACCAGCGCCGCCGCCGTCGAATCGACGTACCCCACCCAACGTGTTGGCGTGCGGGCCAAGCAGACAGTCGAAGGTAACCTCGCCGCAGCCCTCCAAGCCGAGATCGATCGAAGGCTCGACGGACAGGGCGAACGCCCCACGCGGCTCGCAGTGCGGAGCGTTAAGCTCTCAGCGACCGCCCTCCGCGAACTGGCTCAGTTGGGCGAGATGCCGTTGACGGTCGCCTTCCGCCCGAGCGATGAGCTGTCCGCCGGGCAGCTGACCGCCCGGGTCTGGCCCGAGTCGCGTCTCGGCGACGAGGCGTTCCGGGTGGTGGCTGACTTGGTCGAGCAGCCCATGCGAGCGGTCGCCGCCACGCCAATCGGCCGCGGCGAGATGATCACCACCTCCGCGGTGCGGATGGAGCCGGTTCCGCTCAAGGAGCTCGAACAGTCCCGGGCCTACGGCTACGCCACCGCCGAGCGAGCGATCGGCCGCGAAACCAAGCGGAGTGTCCGCCCGGGCGAGGTCCTGTCGGACGCCAACACGGCGCCCCCGTTGATGGTGCGTCGTGGCGAAGAGGTCGAGGTCGTCTCGGGAGGCGGCGGGGTGATGGTCAGCCTGCTGGCGATCGCGTCGCAGGACGGACGCCAAGGCGACCTGATCGCCGTCGAGAGGTTCGATAGCAAGGATAAACTCACCGCCCGAGTCGTCGGCCCCCGCCGGTTGGCGGTGCTGTCGGCCGGCTCGGCGTTGTCGAACGTGGTTCGC
It encodes the following:
- the hemC gene encoding Porphobilinogen deaminase; the protein is MGTPDRTRRLGTRASQLARWQADWVAARLAEIGQAVEIVEVRTRGDAQQSGPISAIVDGDAASTGGQGVFTKEIQRALLEGEVDLAVHSLKDLPTTPVEGLTVAAVPERAPVADVLVSPLTTTIDGLPQGARVGTGSFRRKAQLLHRRPDLVIGDLRGNLDTRLAKLDAGEHDAILLAEAGLTRLGWTDRLAGRIPPEELLPAPGQGALGIECRTNDPDTTAVLAHLDHFSTHAAVTAERTALNRLEGGCLAALGALAVLSDGSMSLSVVVLSEDGKQRLSSQRSAEVSDLGTAVALGRTVADELLAQGAAELLRPRD
- the flgG_2 gene encoding Flagellar basal-body rod protein FlgG, yielding MSFQSLYTAATGMQAMETKLDVIANNIANNSTTAFKKDRANFEDLLYRQHRLPGTLDADGNTTATGVEVGLGVRVSSTQSNFEQGALQQTDNPLDVAIEGDGFFQVQTSEGPQYTRAGNLNKNANGQLVIGSANLGYLVQPTVTIPQDATDVQISNNGQVFVRQPNNENLSQVGQLQLSTFINPDGLMKLGDNLYAATDASGPATQGNPGDPGIGVLASGSLEASNVDATTELIDLINTQRSFELNSQVIRAGDEIMELVANIRR
- a CDS encoding flagellar basal body P-ring biosynthesis protein FlgA, with the protein product MPRPFALLLIALASPLAGAAEIALRENATAAGGALVRLGDVATVTGGDAARLERLPLSPSPTPGERQFVSAGSIRAMLAAQGEDPRRHRFTGAYRVRVQTPLSETPQTAPEPDRRRLAASPRGGDRMAFRVRTSAAAVESTYPTQRVGVRAKQTVEGNLAAALQAEIDRRLDGQGERPTRLAVRSVKLSATALRELAQLGEMPLTVAFRPSDELSAGQLTARVWPESRLGDEAFRVVADLVEQPMRAVAATPIGRGEMITTSAVRMEPVPLKELEQSRAYGYATAERAIGRETKRSVRPGEVLSDANTAPPLMVRRGEEVEVVSGGGGVMVSLLAIASQDGRQGDLIAVERFDSKDKLTARVVGPRRLAVLSAGSALSNVVRTGGLR
- the flgG_1 gene encoding Flagellar basal-body rod protein FlgG, which gives rise to MSYGMYISAEGAKAQSRRLEVIANNMANVDTVGFKPDTALFQARYAEAIQNGDALPGSREMTDLGGGVKVIETVTDYAPGQLRRTGNRGDLAILGEGFLAVQGDAGDQPLLTRAGALQVDALNRLVMEGTGRPVLSAGGGPIQIVDPDWSIGADGSVEQSGERTPLALVRPDSLDSLEKIGSNLFRPGAEVFPVAQSAREVRQGYLEMSGANSTQQMMAMIETNRAFEANTQMIRHQDTATGGLISRILG